The genomic window CCCGCATTCATCTATTTACGCAGCAAACCGATCTGATCCAGCGGCATGGCTTCAAAGCCTGGCAACTGCTGCTGCAATCGGCTTCCTTCACGTAACTGGTACTGCCGCTTTGCCGCGGCATCAAAACCGATGTCCACGGGCTTCTCGTCGCTGCCTGTGATCGTGGTGAAACCGGGAATATCTTTGGCAACTACCACGTCTGCACGGCCCCGCGTGTTGACCGCAACGTTGTCGGCGAGCGGCAACTTGTCGAGCATTTTTTTGACGTTCCCGTCGAAGCTGCAGACCTGTTTGGTACAGTCCACAAACAGATTGCGGCGGATCGGATTGTGCAGCGGCTCTCTCGGCGAATCGTTCATGATGCCCGCCAGATTCGGATATCGCTCGCTCCACGGCGGTTGACGATAAAGCATCGCCTCGGCTTTGCCTTCCAAGTTCCAACCCGCTGACTCGGGGTTGTTCCACTGCTTCCAAGTCATCCCGCGGGCATCCATGTGCAAACCGATAGGACAATCGATCACCAAATTATTGAGTACTCGGTTGTCGCGACCGCCGCCGATCATGATCGCTCGCCCGGCTCGATAAAACACATTCCCCTCGATCGTGTCCCCGCTATCGCAGTCGTCCAAATAGACGCCCATCGTATTGACGTGTGAGGCGTCGCCGCCGCCCAGATCGTGGATGTAATTGTGTCGCAGCACGTTGCCCTGGCTGGTCCAATCACGACCGGTGTAAAAAGCCCCCGAGTCGCCGGTTTCCATGACCACGCGATAGATTTCATTACGTTCAAACAGATGCTCGTTGCCGCCGTACAGGATCGCGTTGTGCGGCGCATCATGGATGCAATTATTGCGGACCACCTGACCACAACCGCTGACTCCGATCCCCGGTGCATAGGTTCGTTGAAAAAATCCGTAGTGATGAATGTGATTGTTGATGGCCTGATTGTTCGCGGGTGTCAGCGATTTGCGATCACCACCGCTGAGCGACAAACCACTGGTGCCAAGGTTGTACAGTTCACAGCCCTGTATTCGATTCTGCGAACCATTAACGGACATCCCGCTGCCGCCCAAGTTGGCCACCACACAGTCCACGATTTGGACATGCTGGGATTCCTTCACTTGGACCCCGTTGCCATGGCCGTATTCGATCGCAAACCCCGAGAACGTCACGTGTTGTACGGAGGACAATTTCAACAGCGGATCCGTGACCGTGGCCAGCACAATCGAGGCGTTATCCAACGCAGCGGGCGGATAGAAGTAAAGTCGTTTGCCAGACCGATCCAGATACCATTCTCCGGCCGCATCCAACTCATCGAGCGAATTCAGCGCAAAGAACCTCCGTTTGGCGGCTCCCCAGGTACCGCCCATAATGCCGTAGTTGTGCGGAGCGGCCAGAGTGATGGCGTGGCGGTCGGCATCGTACGAAGCCACTCGGATCACTTCGTCACTCCAGTCGTGAGTCCAGTAGCCCTGCAGCCAGACGCCTTTGTCCAAATTCCAGCGAGCCGGCCGCGGGTCTTTAAATTCAAACGAACCGGGATGGGCTTTGCGTTTTGCCGGATCGTCGGAACCGGGATCGGGCAGCCCCGTATCCAAGGCTTTGGTAAAACCAGCCCAGCCGCCCTCGGCCGCGTCACGGTTGGGCCACCGCGCCAGCGTCATCGGCTGACCGTCCACGTACAGCCAGGGGCCTCGCGGTTTGCCTCGAAAAGCGACCTTAAAATCGGGGATCGATTCCGGCATGGCTTCCGACAGATCATAAACCCGCACGTGCCGACGAACCGCTGGGTCCAGACGCTCCAGGACCGCGGCATCGCTAACCGCCTGAAAACCGCTCGGCTGCAACGTGATGCCGCCTCGCAGGTGTGCCCCGCCGGGCTCGACACTGCGATATTCGATCGGTGACTCGGCCGTGCCGCTGTCGTCGCTGCCGAGCGCAAAGCTGGTGTCCAGCGGATACACGCCGTTGGCGACGTGCACCGTCACCTTGCCCGTAACGCGATCGGCCTTGCGAGCCGCGGCGATCGCCTCGCGGGCTTCGTGCAGCGTGACAAACGGCTGGGCTCGCGACCCATTGCCTCCAGTATTTGCACCGGAGGCGACATACA from Roseimaritima ulvae includes these protein-coding regions:
- a CDS encoding right-handed parallel beta-helix repeat-containing protein; this translates as MRPLSVIVPLLLMVACSRGLGAEAHVYVASGANTGGNGSRAQPFVTLHEAREAIAAARKADRVTGKVTVHVANGVYPLDTSFALGSDDSGTAESPIEYRSVEPGGAHLRGGITLQPSGFQAVSDAAVLERLDPAVRRHVRVYDLSEAMPESIPDFKVAFRGKPRGPWLYVDGQPMTLARWPNRDAAEGGWAGFTKALDTGLPDPGSDDPAKRKAHPGSFEFKDPRPARWNLDKGVWLQGYWTHDWSDEVIRVASYDADRHAITLAAPHNYGIMGGTWGAAKRRFFALNSLDELDAAGEWYLDRSGKRLYFYPPAALDNASIVLATVTDPLLKLSSVQHVTFSGFAIEYGHGNGVQVKESQHVQIVDCVVANLGGSGMSVNGSQNRIQGCELYNLGTSGLSLSGGDRKSLTPANNQAINNHIHHYGFFQRTYAPGIGVSGCGQVVRNNCIHDAPHNAILYGGNEHLFERNEIYRVVMETGDSGAFYTGRDWTSQGNVLRHNYIHDLGGGDASHVNTMGVYLDDCDSGDTIEGNVFYRAGRAIMIGGGRDNRVLNNLVIDCPIGLHMDARGMTWKQWNNPESAGWNLEGKAEAMLYRQPPWSERYPNLAGIMNDSPREPLHNPIRRNLFVDCTKQVCSFDGNVKKMLDKLPLADNVAVNTRGRADVVVAKDIPGFTTITGSDEKPVDIGFDAAAKRQYQLREGSRLQQQLPGFEAMPLDQIGLLRK